A window of Solea solea chromosome 18, fSolSol10.1, whole genome shotgun sequence contains these coding sequences:
- the zfyve21 gene encoding zinc finger FYVE domain-containing protein 21 isoform X2, with translation MSSVPDGKKLLRSPSGLRMVPENGAFNSPFALDEPQWVPDKECPRCMQCDTKFDFIRRKHHCRRCGRCFCDKCCSKKVALPRMCFVDPVRQCAECSLVSQKEMEFFDKQLKVLLGGGTFIVTLGTTEKTETMTCRLSNNHRYLFLDGESHFEVELSRMSSMQILTDGTSPGGGTSRASGMLLHYKPMGSQDAQQLRLEAADDKKVASLWLAAMHKAAKLLYESRDQ, from the exons atgtcctcGGTCCCTGACGGGAAGAAGCTGCTCCGCAGCCCCAGCGGCCTCCGCATGGTTCCGGAGAACGGCGCCTTCAACAGCCCCTTCGCCCTGGACGAACCGCAGTGGGTCCCGGACAAAGAG tgtccGAGGTGTATGCAGTGTGACACCAAGTTTGACTTCATCAGGAGAAAG CACCACTGTCGACGGTGCGGCCGCTGCTTCTGTGATAAATGCTGCAGTAAGAAGGTGGCGCTGCCGCGCATGTGTTTCGTGGACCCGGTGCGTCAGTGTGCCGAGTGCAGCCTCGTCTCCCAGAAAGAGATGGAGTTTTTTGACAAGCAGCTCAAAGTTCTGCTGGGAG GCGGCACCTTCATCGTTACGCTGGGGACGACAGAAAAGACGGAGACGATGACGTGTCGTCTGTCCAACAACCACAG GTATTTGTTCCTGGACGGTGAAAGTCACTTTGAGGTGGAGTTGTCTCGCATGTCCAGCATGCAGATCCTGACAGACGGGACGAGTCCAGGAG gagggaCATCCAGAGCCAGTGGCATGTTGCTTCATTACAAACCCATGGGCTCTCAGGACGCTCAGCAGCTCCGCCTGGAGGCTGCAGACGACAAGAAGGTGGCTTCACTATGGCTCGCTGCCATGCACAAG GCTGCCAAACTGCTGTATGAATCCCGGGACCAGTGA
- the btbd6b gene encoding BTB/POZ domain-containing protein 6-B, whose protein sequence is MPTADCRLVHHGRIMRCLTYLLLLPETLKKSKKLPLCYEILTLSLTNKTKQKKKMAAELYPANTNNTNLANGTTVADTEKSKAAQVNQAGGSGSGCGGGSSAATTPTTQQNINNNNVDPPSWQCSHPTLRERNALMFNNELMADVHFIVGPLGASQKVPAHKYVLAVGSSVFCAMFYGDLAEEESEIHIPDVEPAAFLILLKYMYSDEIDLEADTVLATLYAAKKYIVPALAKACVTFLETSLEAKNACVLLSQSRLFEEPELTQRCWEVIDAQAELALCSEGFCEIDLQTLEIILRRETLNAKEVMVFDAVMGWAVAECKRQCLSPTTSNKRDVLGKALFLVRIPSMSLEEFANGAAQSDILTLEETHSMFLWYTAAKKPTLDFPLTARKGLLPQKCHRFQSSAYRSNQWRYRGRCDSIQFAVDKRIFIAGLGLYGSSGSKAEYIVKIELKRQGAVLAQNLTKFVSDGSSCTFPVWFEHPVQVEQDAFYTVSAVLDGNELSYFGQEGMTEVQCGKVTFQFQCSSDSTNGTGVQGGQIPELVFYA, encoded by the exons ATGCCCACGGCAGACTGCAGGCTGGTCCATCATGGTCGGATCATGAGGTGTCTGACTTATCTGCTGCTACTTCCCGAAACACTGAAAAAGTCCAAGAAGCTGCCGTTATGTTATGAGATCCTGACCCTGTCCCTGACGAACAAGaccaaacagaagaagaagatggctGCGGAGCTGTACCCCGccaacaccaacaacaccaacCTCGCCAATGGCACCACGGTGGCGGACACGGAGAAGAGCAAGGCGGCGCAGGTGAACCAGGCCGGCGGCAGTGGCAGCGgctgcggcggcggcagcagcgcgGCGACCACTCCGACCACCCAGcagaacatcaacaacaacaacgtcgaCCCACCCAGCTGGCAGTGCAGCCACCCCACACTTAGAGAGAG GAATGCCTTGATGTTTAACAATGAGCTGATGGCCGACGTCCACTTCATTGTCGGTCCTCTGGGGGCGTCGCAGAAAGTCCCAGCGCACAAG TACGTGCTGGCCGTGGGAAGCTCGGTCTTCTGTGCCATGTTTTACGGCGATCTGGCGGAGGAGGAGTCTGAGATCCATATCCCAGATGTGGAACCTGCTGCTTTTCTAATTCTGCTGAA ATACATGTACAGCGATGAGATTGACTTGGAGGCGGACACGGTGCTGGCCACCCTGTACGCTGCCAAGAAGTACATAGTCCCTGCACTGGCCAAGGCCTGCGTCACCTTCCTGGAAACCAGCCTGGAGGCGAAGAACGCCTGCGTGCTGCTCTCCCAGAGCCGCCTGTTCGAGGAGCCCGAGCTGACGCAGCGCTGCTGGGAGGTGATCGACGCTCAGGCCGAGCTGGCGCTGTGCTCCGAGGGCTTCTGCGAGATCGACCTGCAGACGCTGGAGATCATACTGCGGCGGGAGACCCTCAACGCTAAGGAGGTGATGGTGTTCGACGCGGTCATGGGCTGGGCCGTGGCGGAGTGTAAGAGACAGTGTTTGAGTCCCACCACCAGCAACAAAAGAGACGTCCTGGGCAAGGCGCTGTTTCTGGTGCGCATCCCCTCCATGAGCCTGGAGGAGTTCGCCAACGGCGCGGCTCAGTCCGACATCCTGACACTGGAGGAGACGCACAGCATGTTCCTGTGGTACACTGCGGCTAAGAAGCCCACACTGGACTTCCCTCTGACTGCGAGGAAGGGTCTGCTGCCTCAGAAGTGCCACCGCTTCCAGTCGTCGGCGTACCGGAGCAATCAGTGGCGCTACCGCGGCCGCTGCGACAGCATCCAGTTTGCCGTGGACAAGAGGATCTTCATCGCCGGTCTGGGACTGTACGGATCGAGCGGCAGCAAGGCCGAGTACATCGTCAAGATCGAACTCAAGCGGCAGGGCGCGGTCCTGGCCCAGAACCTGACCAAGTTCGTGTCGGACGGCTCGAGCTGCACGTTTCCCGTGTGGTTCGAGCATCCGGTGCAGGTGGAGCAGGACGCCTTCTACACGGTGAGCGCCGTGCTGGACGGGAACGAGCTGAGCTACTTCGGTCAGGAGGGCATGACGGAGGTGCAGTGCGGCAAAGTGACATTTCAGTTCCAGTGTTCGTCGGACAGCACCAACGGGACCGGAGTACAGGGAGGACAGATCCCCGAGCTGGTGTTCTACGCATAA
- the zfyve21 gene encoding zinc finger FYVE domain-containing protein 21 isoform X1, producing the protein MSSVPDGKKLLRSPSGLRMVPENGAFNSPFALDEPQWVPDKECPRCMQCDTKFDFIRRKHHCRRCGRCFCDKCCSKKVALPRMCFVDPVRQCAECSLVSQKEMEFFDKQLKVLLGGGTFIVTLGTTEKTETMTCRLSNNHRYLFLDGESHFEVELSRMSSMQILTDGTSPGDTDIHTYTSLLDSQCISEGGTSRASGMLLHYKPMGSQDAQQLRLEAADDKKVASLWLAAMHKAAKLLYESRDQ; encoded by the exons atgtcctcGGTCCCTGACGGGAAGAAGCTGCTCCGCAGCCCCAGCGGCCTCCGCATGGTTCCGGAGAACGGCGCCTTCAACAGCCCCTTCGCCCTGGACGAACCGCAGTGGGTCCCGGACAAAGAG tgtccGAGGTGTATGCAGTGTGACACCAAGTTTGACTTCATCAGGAGAAAG CACCACTGTCGACGGTGCGGCCGCTGCTTCTGTGATAAATGCTGCAGTAAGAAGGTGGCGCTGCCGCGCATGTGTTTCGTGGACCCGGTGCGTCAGTGTGCCGAGTGCAGCCTCGTCTCCCAGAAAGAGATGGAGTTTTTTGACAAGCAGCTCAAAGTTCTGCTGGGAG GCGGCACCTTCATCGTTACGCTGGGGACGACAGAAAAGACGGAGACGATGACGTGTCGTCTGTCCAACAACCACAG GTATTTGTTCCTGGACGGTGAAAGTCACTTTGAGGTGGAGTTGTCTCGCATGTCCAGCATGCAGATCCTGACAGACGGGACGAGTCCAGGAG ACACTGACATTCACACTTACACCAGTCTGCTGGACAGTCAGTGTATCTCTGAAG gagggaCATCCAGAGCCAGTGGCATGTTGCTTCATTACAAACCCATGGGCTCTCAGGACGCTCAGCAGCTCCGCCTGGAGGCTGCAGACGACAAGAAGGTGGCTTCACTATGGCTCGCTGCCATGCACAAG GCTGCCAAACTGCTGTATGAATCCCGGGACCAGTGA